The proteins below come from a single Chryseobacterium sp. MA9 genomic window:
- a CDS encoding transcriptional regulator — MIKINQLNKEFESRVRLGIMSVLMVNDWVDFSEMKALLEITDGNLASHSNALEKAGYIEVKKEFVGKKPKTSYRVTQSGRQAFTEHLDALEKLLGR; from the coding sequence ATGATCAAAATAAATCAACTCAATAAAGAATTCGAAAGCCGCGTAAGACTGGGCATTATGTCCGTTCTTATGGTCAACGACTGGGTTGATTTTTCAGAAATGAAAGCCTTGTTGGAAATTACAGATGGAAATCTTGCCAGTCATAGTAATGCATTGGAGAAAGCAGGCTATATTGAAGTGAAAAAAGAATTTGTCGGGAAGAAACCCAAAACCTCTTATCGTGTTACACAAAGTGGAAGACAGGCGTTTACCGAGCATTTGGATGCTCTTGAAAAATTATTGGGACGATAA
- a CDS encoding ubiquinone biosynthesis protein COQ4, whose protein sequence is MKKIRVQFLLFVYDKTQKLYRKYFKKKKRQWQFTEKQLLEFQEDSLGRKLGEFYKKHGFSMIPKMENHDVHHLITGCGTNFEDEIAMQYLLLGNGKLNAHLLAAIVLGTIILPEYVKIYIKAYRKGQSMRAFYHWDFEELLWQKYEHIMDFIQQKENIVLH, encoded by the coding sequence ATGAAAAAAATACGCGTTCAGTTTCTGCTTTTTGTGTACGACAAAACTCAAAAATTATACAGAAAATATTTTAAAAAGAAAAAAAGACAATGGCAGTTCACTGAAAAGCAGCTGCTGGAATTTCAGGAAGATTCCCTGGGAAGAAAACTTGGTGAATTCTACAAAAAACATGGCTTTTCAATGATTCCAAAAATGGAAAATCATGATGTACACCATCTGATCACCGGTTGTGGAACCAACTTCGAAGATGAAATTGCCATGCAGTACTTGCTCTTAGGAAATGGTAAGCTCAATGCACATCTTTTGGCTGCAATTGTTTTAGGAACAATTATTCTGCCGGAATATGTGAAAATTTATATCAAAGCCTATAGAAAGGGACAGAGTATGCGTGCTTTCTATCACTGGGATTTTGAAGAACTGTTGTGGCAGAAGTATGAACATATAATGGACTTTATTCAACAGAAAGAAAATATTGTTCTTCATTAA
- a CDS encoding DUF4153 domain-containing protein — translation MKTHHYIFLTAILFVIVFYNQDVGLNLGILGITYAVLTLFKTPEKNKTKTLYILFATSILSSIAFTWYGDFPSFIAVVSSLLLLGYKSKNRRLKILFLIPVFIVNCCTSFCRFFSFDEWLPKKNVPGLWQKTLAFILIPLVLVSVFFGIYSVGSNHFAALFTDYELDINLWQVFCLFVLGFFIAFNYWNYAVEKLIYKNNHFLDNEFHKDSRVPKATYSFLDLDAERMSGVISFVLLNILLIFFIITYNYEQFYEAVKTPVQLSEETHERVNAVIMSIIMAILVIMFYFKSGFNFDPKAGFLKILAKIWIFLNAILVMSAAVKNYEYIVNYAFTYKRLGVFAFLLLSLVGLALTFIKIQKQKRNIFLVNTMVWYFYGTILVCSYFNWGGFITSQNMKRKDFAVSYHLTSINFSEKALLKYADEKNDQKLKKTLQTKVKRETSKTFLSKIIYYQTIQ, via the coding sequence ATGAAAACACATCATTATATATTTCTTACCGCTATCCTGTTTGTCATTGTCTTCTATAATCAGGATGTCGGACTGAACCTTGGAATTCTGGGAATCACTTATGCAGTATTAACCCTGTTTAAAACTCCGGAGAAAAATAAAACCAAAACCCTGTATATTCTTTTTGCAACAAGCATTTTATCCAGTATTGCATTTACATGGTATGGAGATTTTCCTTCCTTTATTGCAGTGGTAAGCTCACTACTTTTGCTTGGGTATAAATCAAAGAACAGAAGGTTGAAAATCCTCTTTTTAATTCCAGTTTTTATCGTGAATTGCTGCACTTCATTCTGCCGTTTTTTCAGTTTTGATGAATGGCTGCCTAAAAAGAATGTTCCCGGATTGTGGCAAAAGACATTGGCTTTCATTTTAATTCCGCTGGTGCTGGTTTCTGTGTTCTTTGGAATTTATTCTGTAGGAAGCAACCATTTTGCAGCCCTTTTCACAGATTATGAATTGGATATTAATCTATGGCAGGTATTCTGTCTCTTTGTATTAGGTTTTTTTATTGCCTTTAATTACTGGAACTATGCGGTGGAAAAACTCATCTATAAAAACAATCATTTTCTGGATAACGAATTTCATAAAGACTCCCGGGTTCCAAAGGCAACTTATTCTTTTCTTGATCTTGATGCGGAAAGAATGAGTGGTGTAATTTCTTTTGTTTTGCTGAATATTTTATTGATCTTCTTTATTATTACTTACAATTATGAACAGTTTTATGAAGCCGTAAAAACTCCCGTTCAGCTTTCCGAAGAAACCCATGAAAGAGTGAATGCCGTGATCATGTCTATCATAATGGCTATTCTGGTCATCATGTTTTACTTTAAATCAGGATTTAATTTTGATCCGAAAGCAGGATTTTTGAAAATTTTAGCCAAAATCTGGATTTTCCTCAATGCAATTCTTGTCATGTCAGCAGCTGTTAAAAATTATGAGTATATCGTTAATTATGCATTCACTTATAAAAGATTAGGGGTTTTTGCTTTCCTGCTTTTATCACTGGTTGGTCTGGCTTTGACCTTTATTAAAATTCAAAAACAGAAAAGAAACATATTCCTTGTCAATACAATGGTTTGGTACTTTTATGGAACCATTTTAGTGTGCAGTTACTTTAATTGGGGTGGTTTTATTACTTCCCAGAACATGAAAAGAAAAGATTTTGCGGTCAGCTATCATTTAACTTCTATCAACTTCAGTGAAAAAGCACTTTTGAAATATGCAGATGAAAAAAATGATCAAAAGCTTAAAAAGACTTTGCAGACGAAAGTAAAAAGAGAAACCTCCAAAACATTCCTTTCAAAGATTATTTACTATCAAACCATTCAATAA
- a CDS encoding DUF1361 domain-containing protein, with amino-acid sequence MRKLVASSRFKINMLLILMTVFCFSLSAFRYYISDTKVFLFLNWNLFLAWIPLLLSSFILAFNIKSKISIIFIIIVWILFFPNSPYILTDLFHLRARNEIPIWYDLIVILSYAWTGLICGFISLNDIEKCLSEYGKRNIINAVIIFFLFMSSFGVYLGRFLRWNSWDVLNNPFGLFSDIVVRFIYPMEYTKTWGVTVLMGIMLNFMYFTFKWVETNNERELQPENKLL; translated from the coding sequence ATGAGAAAGCTCGTTGCATCTTCAAGGTTCAAAATCAATATGCTGCTGATATTGATGACTGTATTCTGTTTCAGTCTCTCTGCTTTCAGATACTATATCAGTGATACAAAAGTGTTTTTGTTTCTCAACTGGAATCTTTTTCTGGCATGGATTCCTTTATTACTAAGTTCTTTCATTCTTGCTTTTAATATCAAAAGTAAAATATCAATCATCTTTATTATTATAGTCTGGATATTATTCTTCCCCAATTCACCTTACATTCTTACGGATCTTTTTCACCTCAGAGCAAGAAATGAGATCCCGATATGGTATGACCTGATTGTTATTCTTTCCTATGCCTGGACGGGCCTGATCTGTGGTTTTATAAGCCTTAATGATATTGAAAAATGCCTTTCCGAGTATGGCAAAAGAAATATCATCAATGCGGTGATTATATTTTTCCTTTTCATGAGTAGCTTTGGAGTATATCTGGGGAGGTTTTTGAGATGGAACAGCTGGGATGTGCTCAATAATCCTTTTGGTCTTTTCTCTGATATTGTGGTACGGTTTATTTATCCGATGGAATATACCAAGACATGGGGTGTCACTGTTTTGATGGGAATTATGCTCAATTTTATGTATTTCACATTTAAATGGGTTGAAACTAATAATGAAAGAGAATTGCAGCCGGAAAATAAATTATTATAG
- a CDS encoding S8/S53 family peptidase: MKTKTNFFALFAFCSSLAFGQDSQPKLNQDQNSIIYVCFSKGINSEKTAFSRNADLERFSRENKISFKYDLDFTDSKLDEMARSSKAIGNSSESVEKLKRIYKADLPLQNEETTQKIIQSLERFPEIEYVSVMSATPIEPPLVNAFVVTPDLESLQTYLNDNPGINAKYAWSRGITGQNIRVRDVEYGFYKTHEMLTNQNSIQLEPGYSPNAGLANNNYRDHGTAVVSILGSIKDNTGLTGAAYSASEIKGYMEWTTVGYNRASAVSRSINASQSGDIILYEMQTGGKDGQYCPAEYDKVIWDLTKAATDSGIIIIAAAGNGNQNLDDPFYATYLARGNSGAIIVGAGSPNTTHSKLSFSTYGNRVDVQGWGSSVMAAGYGSYAKYDNDNNRTYNYFSGTSSATPVVSSAAILIQSFYRQTTGQNLTPSAMKNLLISTGIPQGGTVTGQKIGPLPNVKNAILQLESNFATPVKTLSPLEVKIYPNPSSSTIAIQSAENKKLDFEIINLQGRTVIKSSVLPNEKIDISQLPTGQYIININEGQRRVVEKFTKL; the protein is encoded by the coding sequence ATGAAAACAAAAACCAACTTTTTCGCATTGTTTGCGTTCTGTTCTTCCCTGGCTTTTGGTCAGGACAGCCAGCCCAAACTGAATCAGGACCAAAATTCAATCATCTATGTATGCTTTTCAAAAGGCATTAATTCAGAAAAAACTGCATTCAGCAGAAATGCTGATCTGGAGAGGTTTTCAAGAGAAAATAAAATTTCGTTCAAGTATGATCTTGATTTTACAGACAGTAAACTTGATGAAATGGCCAGAAGCAGCAAAGCAATCGGAAACTCCTCAGAATCTGTAGAAAAACTGAAAAGAATTTATAAGGCAGACCTGCCTCTTCAAAACGAAGAAACCACTCAAAAGATCATTCAGAGTCTTGAAAGATTTCCTGAAATAGAATATGTGTCTGTAATGAGTGCAACCCCTATTGAACCTCCTTTGGTAAATGCTTTTGTGGTGACTCCTGATTTAGAAAGCTTACAGACCTATCTGAATGACAATCCGGGAATCAATGCAAAATATGCTTGGTCAAGAGGAATCACCGGACAGAACATTCGTGTAAGGGATGTTGAATATGGTTTTTACAAAACTCATGAAATGCTGACTAACCAAAACTCTATACAGCTTGAGCCAGGATATTCTCCCAATGCAGGATTAGCTAATAATAACTATCGTGACCATGGGACTGCTGTAGTAAGCATTCTAGGTTCTATCAAAGATAATACAGGACTTACTGGAGCAGCTTACAGCGCTTCTGAGATAAAAGGATATATGGAATGGACCACTGTGGGATACAATAGAGCCTCTGCGGTAAGCAGATCTATTAATGCATCTCAGTCCGGAGATATTATATTATACGAAATGCAGACTGGTGGAAAAGACGGTCAGTATTGCCCTGCTGAGTATGATAAAGTAATCTGGGATCTTACCAAAGCAGCTACTGATTCAGGTATTATTATCATTGCAGCAGCAGGTAACGGAAATCAAAACCTGGATGATCCGTTTTATGCAACTTATCTTGCAAGAGGAAATAGCGGTGCTATTATTGTAGGTGCAGGATCTCCTAATACCACCCATTCAAAATTAAGTTTCAGTACTTATGGAAACAGAGTGGATGTTCAGGGCTGGGGAAGCAGTGTAATGGCAGCAGGTTATGGATCTTATGCGAAATATGATAATGATAACAACAGGACTTATAATTATTTCAGTGGTACAAGTTCTGCAACACCTGTAGTATCTTCTGCAGCTATTTTAATTCAGTCTTTCTATCGTCAGACTACGGGTCAGAACCTAACACCATCTGCGATGAAAAATCTCTTGATCTCTACAGGAATTCCTCAGGGAGGAACTGTAACTGGCCAGAAGATTGGACCTCTTCCTAATGTAAAAAATGCGATACTGCAATTGGAAAGCAACTTTGCCACACCTGTAAAAACATTGTCTCCGCTGGAGGTTAAAATTTATCCTAATCCATCCAGCAGTACTATTGCTATTCAAAGTGCAGAAAATAAAAAGCTGGATTTTGAGATCATCAACCTTCAGGGACGTACTGTGATCAAAAGTTCTGTTTTGCCTAATGAAAAAATTGATATTTCACAACTGCCAACAGGCCAGTATATCATCAATATCAATGAAGGTCAAAGAAGAGTTGTTGAGAAATTCACAAAACTCTAA